A window of Sedimentibacter sp. MB31-C6 genomic DNA:
GTACTGCTTTAACTTAGCATCCATATCTTCATAGTCCATACGCCAAATTCCATCATCATCATGAATAAGTTGTGTATGAATTATTTTACGTCCATTATTTTCTAATGCCATAGTGAATCCAATATATATAGGAGAATGAATCAACACGCAATCACCAGGTGCAGAAAAAGCATTAATTGCTGATACAACACAGCCAAGGACACCATTCTCATAACCAATATGTTCAGCTGTCAAACCAGATACTTCATTACGTGTTTCCTGCCATTTTATTATAGAATCAAAGTATTCCTTCCTTGGCACAAAATAACCAAACATCGGATGCTTTGCACGTTCAATAATTGCCTCCTGAATTGTTGGTACAGTAGGAAAATTCATATCTGCAATCCACATAGGAATCATATCAAATCCCTCTTTAGCTGGCTCAGGACCAAACCCCTGCATCAAATCAACAGCTATAGAATCTCTACCTCGACGGTCAATAATACTTGTAAAATCAAATTTCATATTAAGTCACCCCTCCTATTATAATTCATATACTTTATTTACGGAATCTACTTGGTTAAATCTCTAATTTTATCTTGAAATTTTTTATATAAGCTTTTTCTTATCCTCTGTTACTGTTATCTTATTTTAAATGTTTTTATTACCTTAACTTCTCGCCAAATAAATAAAAACTTTTCCATTAAAGAAATTTAATATTGATTCAGAATCTGCAGGATATCATCACCATATTTATTCGCCTTAATCTCCCCAAATCCAGACACAGTTTTCAATTCTTCTTTGCTTCTAGGCATCTTAGAAATTAAATCCTTTAATTGATTATCATTATAGATAAAATAAGGCTTTACCTTTTCTTCTCGGCTTTTTCTTAATCGGTATGCCCTTAATTCTTTGAATATATTTGTTTCCTCCAATGATGATACAACATCTACTGCATCACTACTTTCTCCTTTAGCTGGAGTTGCTTCTTGTGGGCTCTTCGATTTGTTAATTTTATACATCTCATATTTTTCTGTATAGTCTTTTACGACTTCCTTATGTAAATCTATGTAGTATTGTGCCCATTCAAGCATTCCCTCATCCGAAAATGCTGGTTCTTTAGACTTTTCGTACATAGTTTTTATATATTTAACTAATTGATCAGCACGTATCACTTTATTACTTATTTCTTTTTTTGCAAATCTAGCATCAAGGACCGTCTTTGGATTCGCAAGTACCACTAGTGATTTAGTGAAATCTTCAAAGTATTTGTCCAACATAAACTTGGCAAGAATATTATTTTTATTATCTATCCTCATTTTTTTCATCAGCTCTAAGTGTCGTTGGTTCTGTGTAATAGGTGAATATATACCTTCCCTCTTCTTCCTTCCACTAAATTCAATGGTACGTATAAAATCCCCCACACTGTTGATTTCAATATCCCCATATAAATTTTTACATTCAATTACAAAACAGATTTTCTTTGTAAACACAAGATAATCTATCTGTGCACTTAAATCTCCATCTTCCAAATAAATATCATGTATTATGTACATAGGCATGTGACTGTTTTTTAGTTCAAATGCTATATTCTTCTCTCCAATTATTCCATATTCCAAGTACTTTATATCTTGTCTTATTATACCTTGTCCTTCTATATTTAATAATGGCTCCAAAGCTTTAAGCTTTTCTAATTGCTCCTCAGCGTTACTATTCTCTTTAAGAAAGATAGGTTCTTTCATTCTATTTAATAGACCCATATGGTGGCTCCTCCTGTAATGTTAATTATAATAAGTTACGTTATTGTTCTTCTGGATAAGTAGAAGTGCTTTCAGTTATAACCTCATCTACTATATTAGAAATTATATTTCTAATAACTGTCTAAGCATACTTTCAAGTATTTCTTTTTCTTGACTACCGTTTGTCTTAAAGCGCAATATTGGAATATTATATTTCTTTAAAATTTCATCTTTCATTATATCCCTATTTGATTGTATAGTTCCTTCCTTATGAAATTGATATCCATCAACTTCTACAGCTAGAACCGGTAACTTATCTAACTTATTAAAAATTAAAAAGTCCAAATGTGTAGCGCAATTCATTGCGTATTTGCATTCATCATCAGACAGTTTCTTTGGGTCATGAATTAACATATTTAATGGTTGATGAACAATAACATCTAATTTTTTAAAACAATCCTTATTTAATACATCTTTAATTAATCCATACATTAAATTTTCAGAATCATATTCAGAAATTCTATTATGTTTTTTTAAATATTTTTTACGCTGCTCTGTATAGTCTGAATATAGCAAATCGAAAACGGAATAAATATCTCCATTAATTATTTCAAAGTTATTATATTGAATATACTTAACAAGATCTCCTATGTTGGTATTTTCATTTTTTTCATTATCAGATACTACTAGTCTAAGTCTATTCTTCGCTCTAGAAACAGCCACATTTAGCATATTTGGATTATCTGTAAAATCAGTAATTTCATTATCAACAGAAGAAATAATAATATCATCTTTTTCTCTTCCTTGATATTTATGAACTGTAGAAATATCTATATCATTTGATAAATCATTTTGCATAGCTACAGTTTGTTTTCGATATGGTGAAATAATTCCAATATCCAC
This region includes:
- a CDS encoding HRDC domain-containing protein translates to MGLLNRMKEPIFLKENSNAEEQLEKLKALEPLLNIEGQGIIRQDIKYLEYGIIGEKNIAFELKNSHMPMYIIHDIYLEDGDLSAQIDYLVFTKKICFVIECKNLYGDIEINSVGDFIRTIEFSGRKKREGIYSPITQNQRHLELMKKMRIDNKNNILAKFMLDKYFEDFTKSLVVLANPKTVLDARFAKKEISNKVIRADQLVKYIKTMYEKSKEPAFSDEGMLEWAQYYIDLHKEVVKDYTEKYEMYKINKSKSPQEATPAKGESSDAVDVVSSLEETNIFKELRAYRLRKSREEKVKPYFIYNDNQLKDLISKMPRSKEELKTVSGFGEIKANKYGDDILQILNQY